In Heyndrickxia vini, the sequence TGAATGATAGATTTCACCAATTAACCCTTTCATTTGATGAACCCCTAAATCTGTATTTGTCATAATGACTAATCCTTTTCCTTGATAGGGACTGGCCGTCATGATACATTGAAATCCTACTCCCCATCCTAATGATGAGATTTCTAAATCCTTACCCATACCTTCTAAAAACACCCCTAATCCTGTCCATTCCTTGGATCCTTGAGCGCTAATCATTTCTTTCACCCGATTAGCGGAAATTCCAAGTTTACTTTCACCTTGTAAAGCTTGCATGAGTTCAAGTACTAATTGGGCAAGATTTGTTGGGGTTGTCCATAGTCCGGAAGCTGCTGGATATGGATAAATCGGATATTTACCATCTACTAGCTGACCATTTTTATGATGACCTGAAGCAACATTTTCGGCTAATTTAGTCAGACTGAATGTGCTATCTTCCATTTCTAACGGTTCGAAAATAAGTTCATGTACGACTTTCGTGAAAGGTTTTTCTGTCACGTCCTCAATTAGTTGCTGGATGATGCAGAAGTTCGCATCTGAATAATGAAAATCTGTCACCGGTTCAATCTTTACTTCAATCGGAATTTTACAATAAGGTGTACTTCCCTCTAACAGTTCGACCATTGAAGGTGCATGATTAATGGTGGTAAGTTCAGTAAAACCTCCGTCTGGATCGATGATTCCAGATTGATGGCTGAGCAAATGTCGTAAAGATACTTTTTTATTTCTAGTAAACTTATTATTTGGTATCTTCCATGCTTTCAGTCTTTTGTTTACATCCTCATCCAATTGAAGAAGACCTTGTTCTGCTAATTTCATTATGAGCATTCCCGTAAGAAATTTACTGATTGAACAAGCACTAAAAAGAGAATGATTGTTTACGACTTGATTCGTATTTGCCTCAATGACACCATAGTTTTTGTTAGTACTCATTTTGCCATTTTCAATGGATGCAATACTTAAACCAGCTACACGATAATGTTCCATACGCTCTTTAATATTTAAAAGATTTAGCCCCATATTGGACCTCCCCATTGTGATAGATTGATTATACCACAAAAGACAAACGTACATTCCCCTTTCTTGCACGTCCGTTTTTTCTTAAACTTCAATCTAGTCGTTGACAAAATACCACCATGGAATAAAAGGATTGCACCGATAATCCTTTAAACGACAAAACTTCATGTGAAAACAATTAACCGACAAGGCTGCTAACACAAGCTTTCACTAGAAAAATAAAACATGTGTGGTTGGAATAGGTATATCCTTGGAGATTTCTTCATTTTATCTACCATATAATTGTATCCAAAGGTACTTCCTTTGCTAATATTCCATATCATCTACCTCATAATCATTGTTCGAGCTATTTCCTTTGTTAATTTTCCTTATCATCTACCTCATAATCATTGTTCGAGCTATTTCCTTTACTAATATTCCATATCATCTACCTCATAATCATTGTTTGAGGTACTTCCTTTGTTAATTTTCCTTATCATCTACCGCATATCCATCGTTCGAGCTATTTCCTTTGCTAATATTCTATATCATATACCTCATAATCATCGTTCGAGCTATTTCCTTTACTAATATTCCGTATCATCTACCTCATAATCATTGTTTGAGGTACTTCCTTTGTTAATTTTCCTTAACATCTACCGCATATCCATCGTTCGAGCTATTTCCTTTGCTAATATTCTATATCATCTACCTCATAATCATTGTTTGAGGTACTTCCTTTGTTAATTTTCCTTATCATCTACCTCATATCCATCATTCGAGCTATTTCCTTTGCTAATATTCTATATCATCTACCTCATAATCATTGTTCGAGGTACTTCCTTTGTTAATTTTCCTTATCATCTACCTCATAATCATTGTTCGAGGTATTTCTATTGTTAATTTTTCTTATCATCTATCTCATGAACGGTGTTCTTGGTAAACTCGGTGGTAAATTCCAATTAATAGATACTTCATAGACATCTTATTCGAAAATATGCACTATAAATAAACAAGAGCTGTTAATAAACAGCTCTCCATACATTGCTATTATTCTATTTTACAATCCCCAAAACAAATCCATCATACCCTTTACTACCTACCGTTTGGATTGCTGTTGAATCAATTCGGGGTTCTTTTGATAATAAATCAATAAATTTGCGCACTCCTAGGATACTTTCATCTTCACTATCTTCCTCAATAACACGACCCCTGCGAACCACATTGTCTCCAATGATAACTGTTCCTGGTTTGGAATATTCCAATGCCCATTTTAAATAGTGCGGGTTGTTCGGTTTGTCGGCATCAATGAATATTAAATCGAAGTTTGCAAATCCTCTTTCTTTAAGAGTTGGTAATGATTCTAATGCAGGACCTACAATTACCTCAATTTTATTTTCTAATCCTGCAGTTCTTATGTTCTCTTCAGCCACTTTAGCATGTTTCTGTTCATATTCAAGTGTGATAAGACGCCCGTCTTCTGGTAATGCGCGGCCTAGCCAAACACTGCTATACCCACCGAGCGTACCAATTTCTAAAATGTTTTTTGCCCCTTTTAACTTTGCTAGTAAATGAAGCAGCTTGCCTTGATTGGGAGAAACATCAATCGCTGGCAAATTGGCCTCTGCATTTGCTTTAAGGATTGAATCCATTACGGGATCTGACGCGTGAAGTTTAGATGTAAAATAAAGATCTACTTCATTCCATTTTTCAGATTTAGTCATATTAGTCTCCTTTTATCATTTATTCTCTTTTTCATCTTTGTTTAAAGTTTCCTCATTCGATAGAGAAATGTCTTTCTCATTGTCTTCTGGAGATTCGGCAGTAGCTACTTTAGAAATTTCTTCTTTTTCGTCGGTATCCATATCCTCAAATTCATGAAGTTCAAATAATTGAACAAACTCGTTAATTACCATTTCGATTGCTTTTAGTTCTCCAACTAAAATGGGGTTGATCGTTTGTAGTTCTGGTGTTTCTAACTGTTGCTTTAATGTCGTGCGTTTGAGATTCAACGTCTCTAAAAATGCAATCGCTCTTCCACGGCGAAATGTTTTTGCCCCACCACGCCCATGCATGTGATGCTCTTTTCGTTTTGGGACATCCCCATGATGGCGCCTTTCTTTAAATCCTTCGTTTTTCATATAAAGGCCTCCTTTTGTATACAAGTGTATACATCGTTATAATTGCATTGTATACGATTGTATACAGGGAATCAAGGGGAATATTTAATATTTTGGTATTTACTTTATCTAGGGCCTTTAATCCACAAATCTCTTTGTATGATGCACAAACCGAATTCTATGCGGCACAAATGACTTTCTATGATCCACAAACTAAATTTTCCCCGCAAAAAAGAGTGCCTTTGGTCCACAAATCTTTCTTTATGATGCACAAACTCATTTCGGTTCGGCACTAATCCCTTTCTATGATCCACAAACCGAATTTTCCCCATTCAAAAGAGTCCCTTTGTTTCGTCATTAGTAAATCGGGTATAAAAACTATAAAATTCGACAAAAGTGTTTTGGAGTTTTACTTTCAAATTTTGGAGGAGAATTCATTGTCTAAAGATCACACGTTACACGGGAATACACTTAAAAAGGCAACAACCGCCCTCTTGATGATTGATGTTATAAACGGCATGAATTTCGATGGAGGAAAGGATTTATTAAAGAACGCTTTACCTATGGCGAAACGACTGTCCACTCTAAAGAGGGAAATAAAGAAAAAGAATATCCCGGTTATATATATAAATGATAATTATGGGAAATGGAACTCGGATCGGGAGCAGATTATTAACGAAGCATTGAAGGAAGGTAGCATTGGGAATCAGGTAACAGATCTGCTTAAGCCGGATGAAGATGATTATTTCATCATAAAACCGAAACATTCTGGTTTTTTTTCCACCACTTTAGAAGTCCTGCTTGCCTCACTCAAAGTCAAACAGCTCATCCTTACTGGTGTGCAGACAGATATTTGTGTGTTTTTTACTGCAAATGATGCGTTTATGCGAAACTATCAACTATATATTCCTGAAGATTGTGTTGCCTCCGAAAGTATAGATGATCATCACTATACTTTGAAAAAGATGGAAGAACTTCTGCATGTAGATACCACTCCATCAACAAATCTTGACCTAGACCAAATACTTGATAATGAAAATATGTCAGAAGCAAACTAATAAAGCTAGGATCGTTCCCTTTCAAAAAAAAATGAGAGCCTGCTTTGAATCATAACAGGCTCCTTGAAACTAATTTTTTATAATTTCTTCCCTAACAGATACGGGTACGAATTCAAATTTTGTCACATCAACAAGTCCTAAATCAGTGATTTTTAACGTAGGAATCACAGCTAAGGACATAAAGCCTAACGTCATGATTGGATCAACGTTCTTTGCAATACCTAA encodes:
- a CDS encoding serine hydrolase domain-containing protein, coding for MGLNLLNIKERMEHYRVAGLSIASIENGKMSTNKNYGVIEANTNQVVNNHSLFSACSISKFLTGMLIMKLAEQGLLQLDEDVNKRLKAWKIPNNKFTRNKKVSLRHLLSHQSGIIDPDGGFTELTTINHAPSMVELLEGSTPYCKIPIEVKIEPVTDFHYSDANFCIIQQLIEDVTEKPFTKVVHELIFEPLEMEDSTFSLTKLAENVASGHHKNGQLVDGKYPIYPYPAASGLWTTPTNLAQLVLELMQALQGESKLGISANRVKEMISAQGSKEWTGLGVFLEGMGKDLEISSLGWGVGFQCIMTASPYQGKGLVIMTNTDLGVHQMKGLIGEIYHSFTN
- a CDS encoding O-methyltransferase; translation: MTKSEKWNEVDLYFTSKLHASDPVMDSILKANAEANLPAIDVSPNQGKLLHLLAKLKGAKNILEIGTLGGYSSVWLGRALPEDGRLITLEYEQKHAKVAEENIRTAGLENKIEVIVGPALESLPTLKERGFANFDLIFIDADKPNNPHYLKWALEYSKPGTVIIGDNVVRRGRVIEEDSEDESILGVRKFIDLLSKEPRIDSTAIQTVGSKGYDGFVLGIVK
- a CDS encoding isochorismatase family cysteine hydrolase, whose translation is MSKDHTLHGNTLKKATTALLMIDVINGMNFDGGKDLLKNALPMAKRLSTLKREIKKKNIPVIYINDNYGKWNSDREQIINEALKEGSIGNQVTDLLKPDEDDYFIIKPKHSGFFSTTLEVLLASLKVKQLILTGVQTDICVFFTANDAFMRNYQLYIPEDCVASESIDDHHYTLKKMEELLHVDTTPSTNLDLDQILDNENMSEAN